One Nocardioidaceae bacterium SCSIO 66511 genomic window carries:
- a CDS encoding LLM class flavin-dependent oxidoreductase: MSIKFHWYLPASRIEQSRPSTFDYLAQIARTTDDLGFTSVLTSTEASSEDALIATAALARETERLKFLVAVRPGVLSPRLAAQLASAFQWMSGKRLLLNVAADGASTDERRCDEFLHAMRAAWDDMPYSMPEIYFGGSSAESGEVAARHADVYLARGETVEAVAQRVEWMRGLARTRGRTLRFGIRLPDLVGSDEEVAECIAEYHDLGIDEFIVSSNPQVGEVRRFAAGVMPLLRRRGIFSAADAQGCALATA; encoded by the coding sequence ATGTCGATCAAGTTTCATTGGTACCTTCCGGCGAGCCGGATCGAGCAGTCCCGCCCGTCAACGTTCGACTACCTCGCACAGATCGCCCGCACGACCGATGACCTCGGTTTCACCTCCGTTCTGACGTCGACCGAGGCGTCATCCGAAGATGCGCTCATCGCGACGGCCGCGCTTGCCCGCGAGACCGAGCGGTTGAAGTTCCTTGTTGCTGTCCGCCCCGGCGTGCTGAGCCCGAGGCTCGCCGCTCAGCTGGCGAGCGCGTTCCAGTGGATGTCGGGCAAGCGGTTGTTGCTCAACGTCGCGGCTGACGGCGCGTCCACCGACGAGCGCCGTTGCGATGAGTTTCTGCACGCAATGCGTGCTGCATGGGACGACATGCCGTACTCGATGCCCGAGATCTACTTCGGCGGCTCGTCCGCGGAGTCGGGGGAAGTCGCGGCGCGCCACGCCGACGTCTACCTCGCGCGGGGTGAGACGGTCGAAGCTGTCGCGCAGAGGGTCGAGTGGATGCGTGGGTTGGCGCGTACCCGCGGGCGAACTCTGCGCTTCGGCATCCGGCTACCCGACCTGGTTGGCTCCGACGAGGAAGTTGCCGAATGTATCGCGGAGTATCACGACCTGGGCATCGACGAGTTCATCGTTTCGAGTAACCCGCAGGTGGGAGAGGTACGCCGGTTTGCGGCGGGTGTGATGCCGCTGTTGCGTCGGCGGGGAATCTTCAGCGCGGCGGATGCGCAGGGGTGTGCCCTCGCGACCGCTTGA
- the meaB gene encoding methylmalonyl Co-A mutase-associated GTPase MeaB, with amino-acid sequence MARRRVDVDALADAVRNDSRADLARAITLVESTRADDHESAQQLLLRLLDDAGGSHRIGITGVPGVGKSTFIDAMGTYLIERGHRVAVLAVDPSSTRTGGSILGDKTRMERLATSSDAYIRPSPTSGTLGGVAKATRETIVLLEAAGFDVILVETVGVGQSEVTVANMVDCFCFLTLARTGDQLQGIKRGVLELADVLAVNKADGPHVRDAEKAARELAGAMRLIHPPESLWRPPVLTTSALEDTGLDAFWEAVGKHRRVLTEAGEFDAKRRRQAVDWTWSMVHDQILGRLERDADVRAIRDKTEQQVRDGDLTAALAARRILDAFDS; translated from the coding sequence ATGGCGCGCCGTCGAGTTGACGTCGACGCGCTGGCCGACGCCGTACGTAACGACTCGCGAGCGGACCTGGCACGCGCGATCACCCTGGTCGAGTCGACCCGTGCCGACGACCACGAGTCGGCGCAGCAGTTGCTGCTGCGACTCCTCGACGACGCCGGCGGAAGCCATCGCATCGGCATCACCGGCGTACCCGGTGTCGGCAAGTCGACTTTCATCGATGCGATGGGTACGTACCTGATCGAGCGAGGCCATCGCGTCGCCGTACTTGCGGTCGACCCGTCCTCGACGCGTACGGGTGGCTCGATTCTCGGCGACAAGACGCGCATGGAGCGTCTTGCCACGAGTTCGGACGCGTACATCCGTCCGTCGCCGACCTCCGGAACGCTCGGTGGTGTCGCCAAGGCGACCCGGGAGACGATCGTGTTGCTGGAGGCTGCCGGGTTCGACGTGATCCTGGTCGAGACGGTCGGCGTCGGGCAGTCGGAGGTGACGGTCGCCAACATGGTCGACTGCTTCTGCTTCCTGACCCTGGCTCGTACCGGCGACCAGTTGCAGGGGATCAAACGCGGTGTGCTCGAACTGGCCGACGTACTCGCGGTCAACAAGGCCGACGGTCCGCACGTACGCGATGCGGAGAAGGCGGCCCGCGAGCTCGCCGGTGCGATGCGGCTCATCCATCCCCCGGAGTCGTTGTGGCGGCCACCGGTGCTCACGACGAGCGCACTCGAAGACACGGGGCTGGACGCGTTCTGGGAGGCCGTCGGCAAGCATCGGCGCGTACTCACCGAGGCGGGTGAGTTCGACGCGAAACGCCGTCGCCAGGCGGTCGACTGGACCTGGTCGATGGTGCACGACCAGATCCTCGGACGACTCGAGCGCGACGCAGACGTACGGGCGATTCGGGACAAGACCGAGCAGCAGGTACGCGACGGTGACCTCACGGCAGCGCTTGCCGCGCGGCGCATTCTCGACGCCTTCGACTCCTGA
- the scpA gene encoding methylmalonyl-CoA mutase: MVRNFADVSLEGETSSDKGTKPAPTAWTTPEGIDIRSVYTAADRAAANHPLDTMPGAAPYLRGPYPTMYVNQPWTIRQYAGFSTAAESNAFYRRNLASGQKGLSVAFDLATHRGYDSDHPRVAGDVGMAGVAIDSIYDMRQLFDHIDLSSVSVSMTMNGAVLPVLALYVVAAEEQGVKPEQLAGTIQNDILKEFMVRNTYIYPPSPSMRIISDIFAFTSERMPRFNSISISGYHIQEAGATADLELAYTLADGVEYIRAGLDAGMTIDSFAPRLSFFWAIGMNFFMEVAKLRAGRLLWSELVEQFEPSNPKSRSLRTHSQTSGWSLTAQDVYNNVVRTCIEAMAATQGHTQSLHTNALDEALALPTDFSARIARNTQLLLQQESGTTRPIDPWGGSYYVEKLTSDLVERARAHLKEIEDAGGMTQAINEGIPKLRIEEAAARTQARIDSGVQPVIGVNKYVVDAGQGDDDIEVLKVDNARVRAEQLDKLRRLREERDEAETQRALDALTEAARADGGGMEHNLLARSIDAARAKATVGEISDALEKAYGRHSAQIRTISGVYRDEAGKAPNIAKAMKLVEAFEREDGRRPRILVAKMGQDGHDRGQKVIATAFADLGFDVDVGPLFQTPDEVAQQAADADVHLIGVSSLAAGHLTLVPELRDALAKVGRSDILVVVGGVIPPGDFDALYEAGATAIFPPGTVIADAAADLLRTLAAQLDFTLEDDEG, from the coding sequence ATGGTCCGCAACTTCGCCGATGTATCGCTCGAGGGCGAAACATCAAGTGACAAAGGCACTAAACCCGCCCCTACGGCATGGACCACCCCGGAGGGAATCGACATCCGGTCGGTCTACACCGCGGCCGACCGAGCGGCTGCCAACCATCCGCTCGACACGATGCCGGGCGCCGCGCCGTACCTACGCGGGCCGTACCCCACGATGTACGTCAACCAACCGTGGACGATCCGTCAGTACGCCGGCTTCTCCACCGCCGCGGAGTCGAACGCGTTCTATCGGCGCAACCTCGCGAGCGGCCAGAAAGGTCTTTCGGTCGCATTCGACCTCGCGACCCACCGCGGGTACGACTCCGACCATCCGCGGGTAGCCGGTGACGTAGGCATGGCCGGCGTCGCGATCGACTCCATCTACGACATGCGCCAGCTGTTCGACCACATCGACCTCTCCAGTGTTTCGGTGTCGATGACGATGAACGGTGCAGTGTTGCCGGTGCTCGCGCTGTACGTCGTCGCCGCGGAGGAGCAGGGCGTCAAGCCCGAGCAGCTCGCTGGGACCATCCAGAACGACATCCTCAAAGAGTTCATGGTCCGCAACACCTACATCTACCCGCCGTCGCCGTCGATGCGGATCATCTCCGACATCTTCGCGTTCACCAGCGAGCGAATGCCGCGGTTCAACTCCATCTCCATCTCCGGCTATCACATCCAGGAGGCCGGTGCGACCGCCGATCTGGAGCTCGCGTACACGCTGGCCGACGGCGTCGAGTACATCCGTGCCGGGCTCGATGCGGGCATGACGATCGACTCGTTCGCCCCGCGGTTGAGCTTCTTCTGGGCGATCGGGATGAACTTCTTCATGGAGGTTGCGAAGCTGCGCGCCGGTCGACTGCTGTGGAGCGAGCTGGTCGAGCAGTTCGAGCCGAGCAACCCGAAGTCGCGCAGCCTTCGTACGCACAGTCAGACGTCCGGCTGGTCACTGACTGCACAGGACGTCTACAACAATGTCGTACGGACCTGCATCGAGGCGATGGCGGCGACGCAGGGGCACACGCAGTCGCTGCACACGAACGCACTCGATGAGGCGCTTGCGTTGCCGACCGACTTCTCCGCGCGCATCGCGCGCAACACCCAGCTGCTGCTGCAACAGGAGTCGGGCACGACCCGACCGATCGACCCGTGGGGCGGCTCGTACTACGTCGAGAAGCTCACCAGTGACCTCGTCGAACGCGCCCGCGCGCACCTCAAGGAGATCGAAGACGCCGGCGGCATGACGCAGGCGATCAACGAGGGGATCCCAAAGCTGCGGATCGAGGAGGCTGCGGCGCGCACCCAGGCGCGTATCGACTCCGGTGTGCAGCCGGTGATCGGCGTCAACAAGTACGTCGTCGACGCGGGGCAAGGCGACGACGACATCGAGGTGCTCAAGGTCGACAACGCCCGCGTACGCGCCGAGCAGCTCGACAAGCTGCGCCGCCTGCGCGAGGAGCGGGACGAGGCCGAGACTCAGCGAGCACTCGACGCCTTGACCGAAGCAGCCCGCGCCGACGGCGGCGGGATGGAGCACAACCTGCTGGCGCGCAGCATCGATGCTGCGCGAGCGAAGGCGACAGTCGGAGAGATCTCCGACGCGCTCGAGAAGGCGTACGGGCGTCACTCGGCGCAGATCCGTACGATCAGCGGTGTGTACCGCGACGAGGCGGGCAAGGCGCCCAATATCGCGAAGGCGATGAAGCTGGTCGAGGCCTTCGAGCGCGAAGACGGACGCCGGCCACGCATCCTGGTCGCGAAGATGGGTCAGGACGGTCACGACAGAGGGCAGAAGGTCATTGCAACCGCCTTCGCCGACCTCGGCTTCGACGTCGATGTCGGTCCGCTCTTCCAGACGCCGGACGAGGTCGCCCAGCAGGCGGCCGACGCCGACGTACATCTGATCGGTGTGTCGTCGCTGGCCGCCGGCCATCTGACGCTTGTACCCGAGCTACGTGACGCACTGGCGAAGGTCGGGCGCTCGGACATTCTCGTCGTCGTGGGCGGCGTCATCCCACCCGGCGATTTCGACGCGTTGTACGAAGCCGGCGCGACCGCGATCTTCCCGCCGGGCACGGTCATCGCCGACGCTGCCGCCGACCTGCTGCGCACACTCGCCGCGCAGCTCGACTTCACGCTCGAGGACGACGAAGGCTGA
- a CDS encoding methylmalonyl-CoA mutase family protein translates to MNPQSAPQQPAAYESWRRAVAGVLAKGRKVDPAELGPEPERLLDTETYDGVTVAALYTPGDELAEAPLPGVAPFTRGVSADAAGWGVCARYGERGDAAATNRLLLDDLNNGVSSVWLAVDRDGVVGVVPSDLAAALKGVLFDLAPVRLDAGSAFAEASDALLAAVDGTAIDEPSQVRLRFGADPFGLHIRNGTTVDGAGIDDAVALAVRVADRPETIRTLVVDGTVFHDAGASNAEELGVSLAAGVAYVRALVDGGLTAEQALEAVEFRHAVTDDQFAGIAKLRAFRKAWARIAQVLDAPEAGAAAQHAVTSQAMMAQRDPWVNMLRTTLAGFAAGVGGADDVTVQPFDSALAGGAPGASERFAARIARNTQLLLLEESHVGAVIDPAGGSWYVEQLTESLADQAWQVFQEIERAGGFAAALDSGAIAERLDATRTTRADDIAHRRTSVTGVNEFPNLGEPSVEPKPSPDGGLLPVARYAEPFEAMRDRSDRHLAETGVRPSVFLATLGPVAEHNQRATYARNLLASAGIDVVESGLTEEAETLTAAVREASLKVAVLCGGDGRYERIGSDAVDALRSGHLARVYAVGSERSFISSVGSPDDYLAPGIDVVHVMTELLDLLEVA, encoded by the coding sequence ATGAACCCCCAGTCGGCTCCCCAGCAACCCGCTGCGTACGAAAGCTGGCGGCGAGCCGTTGCCGGTGTGCTCGCCAAGGGTCGCAAGGTCGATCCGGCAGAGCTCGGGCCGGAACCGGAGCGGTTGCTCGACACGGAGACGTACGACGGGGTCACCGTCGCTGCGCTGTACACGCCGGGCGACGAGCTCGCGGAGGCTCCCCTTCCCGGCGTCGCGCCCTTCACCCGAGGAGTCAGTGCCGATGCGGCCGGCTGGGGTGTCTGCGCACGATATGGCGAGCGCGGCGATGCGGCGGCAACGAACCGTCTGCTCCTTGACGATCTGAACAACGGCGTCAGCTCGGTTTGGCTGGCCGTCGACCGTGATGGGGTCGTCGGCGTCGTGCCGAGCGATCTCGCCGCGGCTTTGAAGGGCGTACTGTTCGACCTCGCGCCGGTGCGACTGGACGCCGGGTCTGCATTCGCAGAGGCATCCGATGCGCTGCTCGCTGCGGTCGACGGGACAGCAATCGATGAACCCTCCCAGGTGCGGTTGCGGTTCGGCGCCGATCCGTTCGGGCTGCACATCCGTAACGGCACGACGGTCGACGGAGCCGGCATCGACGACGCGGTCGCGCTCGCCGTACGCGTGGCGGACCGCCCCGAAACCATTCGTACGCTCGTGGTCGACGGCACCGTCTTCCACGATGCCGGCGCCAGTAACGCAGAGGAGCTGGGCGTCAGCCTCGCGGCGGGTGTCGCGTACGTACGCGCGCTCGTCGATGGCGGGCTCACTGCCGAGCAGGCTCTCGAAGCAGTGGAGTTCCGGCACGCGGTCACCGACGACCAGTTCGCCGGGATCGCGAAGCTGCGGGCGTTCCGCAAGGCGTGGGCACGCATCGCTCAGGTGCTGGACGCCCCGGAAGCCGGTGCTGCGGCCCAACACGCCGTCACGTCACAGGCGATGATGGCGCAGCGCGATCCGTGGGTGAACATGCTGCGCACAACGCTCGCCGGCTTCGCGGCCGGTGTCGGCGGTGCGGATGACGTGACGGTGCAACCGTTCGACAGCGCCCTCGCCGGTGGTGCCCCCGGTGCCTCTGAGCGGTTCGCCGCACGCATAGCACGTAACACCCAACTGCTGTTGCTGGAGGAGTCGCATGTCGGCGCCGTGATCGATCCCGCCGGGGGTTCCTGGTACGTCGAGCAGTTGACCGAGTCGCTCGCCGACCAGGCGTGGCAGGTGTTCCAGGAGATCGAGCGGGCGGGTGGATTTGCCGCCGCGCTCGATTCCGGCGCCATCGCGGAGCGGCTCGACGCAACGCGTACGACCCGCGCCGACGACATCGCACACCGGCGGACGAGCGTCACGGGGGTGAACGAGTTTCCCAACCTCGGCGAGCCGAGCGTCGAGCCGAAGCCGAGTCCCGACGGCGGTCTGCTCCCGGTGGCGAGGTACGCCGAGCCGTTCGAGGCCATGCGCGACCGATCCGATCGCCACCTCGCCGAAACCGGCGTACGCCCGAGCGTCTTCCTCGCGACGCTCGGCCCCGTAGCCGAGCACAACCAGCGCGCGACGTACGCCAGAAACCTGCTCGCGAGTGCAGGCATCGATGTTGTCGAGTCGGGTCTGACCGAGGAGGCCGAAACACTCACCGCCGCGGTACGCGAGGCGAGCCTGAAGGTCGCGGTGCTCTGCGGTGGCGACGGTCGCTACGAGCGCATCGGGTCGGATGCCGTTGATGCGCTGCGATCTGGGCATCTCGCGCGGGTGTATGCCGTCGGCTCGGAACGCTCGTTCATCAGCTCCGTCGGCTCGCCGGACGACTATCTCGCGCCCGGAATCGACGTCGTCCACGTGATGACCGAGCTGCTCGACCTGCTGGAGGTGGCGTGA
- a CDS encoding lipase family protein: protein MSRLRAFAAALLGTLLAAGLLVSASAAPPPAQQASDDPFFSYHGDKPLRSYKPGAVLKTRTVPYHVTGIPTPVDVVQLLYRTVDAQGRPTANATSVVLPPGPKHSVRAVAYQSFYDSLNPADSPSRIFAGDVSFGGAIANVETVFLAPLLAKGYPVVVADTQGPTADFAAGPEYGKATLDSLRAARRSSKTGLTPQTDIGLLGYSGGAIATNWAATLAPTYAPGVNDKIVGAAEGGLLVAPAHNLDYISGTPGWAGVAAMAVAGVARAYDIDFDKYLNAHGREVMTKMQKASIANVLFQYPGLTWAQLVKPEYSDPNSIPEYVSAVNKINLGSRPSPTVPMFIGQGANGILEGTPGNKAGIGPGDGVMIAGDVRTLARQYCSDGATVKYKQYNLLSHVPTALAWAPTAMGWLDDRFAGTRAPSDCGSIPKGNPLTPEQVSR from the coding sequence ATGTCTCGCCTCCGCGCATTCGCCGCCGCCCTTCTCGGCACGCTCCTCGCAGCCGGGCTCCTCGTGTCGGCATCCGCTGCTCCCCCACCCGCCCAACAGGCATCGGACGACCCGTTCTTCAGCTATCACGGTGACAAGCCGCTCAGGTCGTACAAGCCCGGTGCCGTCCTGAAGACCCGGACCGTGCCGTATCACGTCACCGGTATTCCGACGCCGGTCGACGTCGTCCAGCTGCTCTACCGCACCGTTGACGCGCAAGGCCGGCCGACGGCCAACGCGACGTCGGTCGTACTGCCGCCGGGGCCCAAGCACAGCGTGCGCGCCGTTGCGTACCAGTCGTTCTACGACTCACTCAACCCGGCCGACAGCCCGTCGCGCATCTTCGCCGGCGACGTCAGCTTCGGTGGCGCAATCGCCAACGTCGAGACGGTGTTCCTCGCACCGCTGCTGGCCAAGGGCTACCCCGTTGTCGTCGCGGACACTCAGGGGCCGACCGCCGACTTCGCCGCCGGACCCGAGTACGGCAAGGCGACGCTCGACTCGCTGCGCGCCGCACGACGGTCCAGCAAGACCGGCCTGACCCCGCAGACCGACATCGGCCTGCTCGGCTACTCCGGTGGCGCAATCGCCACCAACTGGGCCGCAACGCTCGCTCCGACGTACGCGCCCGGCGTCAACGACAAGATCGTCGGCGCCGCCGAGGGCGGACTTCTGGTCGCGCCGGCACACAACCTCGACTACATCAGTGGTACGCCGGGATGGGCGGGTGTCGCGGCGATGGCCGTCGCCGGGGTCGCCCGCGCGTACGACATCGACTTCGACAAGTACCTCAACGCGCACGGCCGCGAGGTGATGACGAAGATGCAGAAGGCTTCCATCGCGAACGTGCTCTTCCAGTACCCCGGCCTCACCTGGGCACAGCTGGTCAAACCTGAGTACTCCGACCCCAACTCGATTCCGGAGTACGTAAGCGCCGTCAACAAGATCAACCTCGGCTCGCGTCCGTCCCCGACGGTGCCGATGTTCATCGGGCAGGGAGCGAACGGCATCCTCGAAGGCACACCTGGCAACAAGGCGGGCATCGGCCCGGGCGACGGCGTGATGATCGCGGGAGACGTACGGACGCTCGCGCGTCAGTACTGCTCGGACGGCGCGACGGTGAAGTACAAGCAGTACAACCTGCTGAGCCACGTGCCCACGGCTCTCGCATGGGCGCCAACCGCGATGGGCTGGCTCGACGACCGGTTCGCCGGCACCCGGGCTCCGTCGGACTGCGGCTCGATTCCGAAGGGCAACCCGCTCACGCCGGAGCAGGTCTCCCGCTAG
- the pgm gene encoding phosphoglucomutase (alpha-D-glucose-1,6-bisphosphate-dependent) yields MHSRAGTPAQPQDLTDIDALTAAYYDLRPDPRDVAQRVAFGTSGHRGSSLDGAFNEHHILATTQAIVDYRRAQGYDGPIVIGRDTHALSLPAWRSALEVLVGNDVTVLVDSADGFTPTPAVSHAILRLNRLGTHGTVDGIVVTPSHNPPRDGGFKYNPPNGGPADTDATSWIEDRANDLLRGDLDGVRRVAYERARAAADTYDFLGHYVDDLPSVLDLDAIRAAGVRIGADPLGGASVAYWGAIAERHRLDLTVVNGTVDPQWAFMTLDHDGKIRMDCSSPYAMASLIEQRDRYDIATGNDADADRHGIVTPDAGLLNPNHFLSVAIDYLARHRDWASDVAIGKTLVSSGMIDKVVGGLGRRLVEVPVGFKWFVPGLLDGTICFGGEESAGASFLRKDGTTWSTDKDGIILALLASEIKAVTGSSPGELYAGLTEQYGEPAYARVDAPADRTSKAKLKSLSPDAVTADELAGDPITAKLTEAPGNGAAIGGLKVCTDQAWFAARPSGTEDIYKIYAESFRGADHLARVQEEARAVVDAALR; encoded by the coding sequence ATGCACTCTCGCGCCGGCACGCCCGCACAACCGCAAGACCTCACGGACATCGATGCGCTGACCGCGGCGTACTACGACCTACGGCCCGATCCGCGCGACGTCGCCCAGCGTGTTGCCTTCGGTACGTCCGGCCATCGCGGGTCGAGCCTGGACGGTGCGTTCAACGAGCACCACATCCTGGCGACCACCCAGGCGATCGTCGATTACCGGCGAGCCCAGGGGTACGACGGCCCGATCGTGATCGGGCGCGACACCCACGCGCTGTCGCTGCCCGCGTGGCGCAGTGCATTGGAGGTGCTCGTCGGCAACGACGTGACCGTGCTCGTCGACTCGGCCGACGGATTCACGCCCACGCCTGCGGTATCGCATGCGATCCTGCGGCTCAACCGCCTCGGCACGCACGGCACCGTCGACGGCATTGTGGTCACGCCGTCGCACAACCCGCCACGTGACGGCGGATTCAAGTACAACCCGCCGAACGGCGGCCCGGCCGACACAGACGCCACCTCGTGGATCGAGGACCGCGCCAACGACCTACTGCGCGGGGACCTCGATGGCGTGCGGCGAGTGGCGTACGAGCGGGCGAGGGCGGCTGCCGATACGTACGACTTCCTCGGGCACTACGTCGACGACCTGCCCTCCGTCCTCGACCTCGACGCGATCCGAGCAGCGGGCGTACGCATCGGTGCCGACCCGCTCGGCGGCGCAAGCGTCGCGTACTGGGGCGCGATCGCCGAGCGACATCGGCTCGATCTGACGGTCGTGAACGGCACCGTCGATCCGCAATGGGCGTTCATGACGCTCGACCATGACGGCAAGATCCGGATGGACTGCTCGTCCCCGTACGCGATGGCGTCGCTGATCGAGCAGCGCGATCGGTACGACATCGCGACGGGTAATGACGCCGACGCCGACCGCCACGGAATCGTCACACCTGACGCCGGGCTGCTGAACCCCAACCACTTCCTGTCCGTCGCGATCGACTACCTCGCTCGTCACCGCGACTGGGCGAGCGACGTCGCGATCGGCAAAACCCTCGTTTCGTCCGGCATGATCGACAAGGTCGTCGGCGGCCTCGGGAGACGGCTCGTCGAAGTTCCGGTCGGCTTCAAGTGGTTCGTGCCCGGTCTGCTCGACGGCACGATCTGCTTCGGTGGCGAGGAGAGCGCGGGTGCGTCGTTCCTGCGCAAGGACGGCACGACGTGGAGCACCGACAAGGACGGCATCATCCTTGCCCTGTTGGCATCGGAGATCAAGGCCGTGACGGGCAGCAGCCCTGGTGAGCTGTACGCCGGGCTGACCGAACAGTACGGCGAGCCCGCGTACGCGCGGGTGGATGCGCCGGCCGACCGGACGTCGAAGGCGAAGCTCAAATCGCTGAGCCCCGACGCGGTCACAGCCGATGAGCTCGCCGGCGACCCCATCACCGCCAAGCTGACCGAGGCTCCCGGCAACGGCGCCGCGATCGGAGGCCTCAAGGTGTGCACCGACCAAGCGTGGTTCGCTGCGCGCCCGTCCGGCACCGAGGACATCTACAAGATCTATGCCGAGTCGTTTCGCGGCGCCGACCATCTCGCTCGCGTCCAGGAGGAAGCACGTGCGGTGGTCGACGCCGCTCTGCGTTGA
- a CDS encoding MarR family transcriptional regulator, whose translation MPSPKPGDRQTAYRRYLDAVGLYSMAAAEAAGLSPSEWYALSLIELEGAATSGQLAVRTGLTTGATTRLIDRLERAGYVRRVADPADRRKVLVESIPDALDLERAVEPARRRLGEVIGGYSAEQRAVLFDYFENAAVAFREVAEEVRVGTAPSRRRT comes from the coding sequence ATGCCGAGTCCGAAGCCGGGCGACCGGCAGACGGCCTATCGCCGTTACCTCGACGCGGTCGGCCTGTACAGCATGGCCGCGGCCGAGGCGGCCGGGCTCAGTCCCTCGGAGTGGTACGCCCTCAGCCTGATCGAGCTCGAAGGCGCGGCGACCTCCGGGCAGCTCGCCGTGCGGACCGGGCTCACGACGGGTGCGACGACGCGGCTCATCGATCGCCTGGAGCGTGCCGGTTACGTACGCCGGGTGGCCGATCCCGCAGACCGGCGCAAGGTGCTCGTCGAGTCAATACCGGATGCGTTGGACCTCGAGCGAGCGGTCGAGCCTGCGCGGCGCCGGCTGGGCGAGGTGATCGGTGGCTACTCGGCCGAGCAGCGAGCGGTGCTGTTCGACTACTTCGAGAACGCGGCCGTCGCGTTTCGTGAGGTGGCCGAGGAGGTCCGGGTCGGTACCGCACCCAGCCGCAGGCGCACCTAG
- a CDS encoding SgcJ/EcaC family oxidoreductase, giving the protein MQTSNPHTDTRTDVIRLLDDLSDAWNRGDAEAYGELFTEDASYVTYVGTHYRGRADIVASHRALFETFLKGTRLSYELVELHRYGTDTAVVVTRGENAKGTPKRLTKVQSYTLVREDGGEWRVAAFHNTKRKTLMERISFVFAPATRPQLYGTSN; this is encoded by the coding sequence ATGCAGACCTCCAACCCACATACGGACACTCGTACCGACGTCATCCGACTACTCGACGACCTCTCAGACGCCTGGAATCGCGGAGACGCCGAGGCGTACGGCGAGCTGTTCACCGAGGACGCTTCCTATGTCACGTACGTCGGCACGCACTACCGCGGGCGCGCCGACATCGTGGCCTCACATCGGGCGTTGTTCGAGACCTTCCTCAAGGGCACCAGACTCTCGTACGAACTCGTCGAGCTGCACCGTTACGGCACGGACACCGCCGTGGTCGTGACCCGCGGCGAGAATGCGAAAGGGACACCGAAGAGGCTCACGAAGGTTCAGTCGTACACGCTCGTACGCGAGGACGGCGGCGAGTGGCGGGTGGCGGCGTTCCACAACACCAAGCGCAAGACACTGATGGAGCGCATCTCCTTCGTGTTCGCGCCTGCGACTCGACCGCAGCTTTACGGCACCAGCAACTGA
- a CDS encoding TetR/AcrR family transcriptional regulator: protein MVAGTRAERQAQTREALISVARDLFLRDGFAATSLDRVAVEAGFSKGAVYSNFSGKEALGLAVLDDLHSEQVRAAAEAMEGKDTLDETLEALAWWAREHLGQPKWTALEVEFASIARHNPFVAKQIATRHQSVRQAIEHLVNKGVADLGLKPVLPAEQIATIVLSLSIGLGAQRSLDPNLDVEVFAATLRQLLVP, encoded by the coding sequence ATGGTCGCCGGTACGCGCGCCGAACGGCAGGCGCAGACACGCGAGGCATTGATCTCGGTCGCACGAGACCTGTTCCTGCGCGACGGCTTCGCCGCAACATCTCTCGATCGCGTTGCTGTCGAGGCCGGCTTCTCGAAGGGTGCCGTCTACTCCAACTTCTCCGGTAAGGAGGCGCTCGGCCTGGCAGTTCTCGACGATCTGCATTCCGAACAGGTCAGGGCCGCCGCGGAGGCGATGGAAGGCAAGGACACGCTCGACGAGACGCTCGAAGCGCTCGCGTGGTGGGCGCGCGAGCACCTGGGTCAGCCGAAATGGACCGCGCTCGAGGTCGAGTTCGCGTCCATCGCCCGGCACAACCCGTTCGTCGCCAAGCAGATCGCGACGAGACACCAGTCGGTGCGACAGGCGATCGAGCACCTGGTGAACAAGGGTGTTGCCGATCTGGGCCTCAAACCGGTCCTGCCCGCCGAGCAGATCGCAACCATCGTGCTCAGCCTGTCGATCGGGCTCGGCGCACAGCGCTCACTCGATCCGAATCTCGACGTCGAGGTCTTCGCCGCGACACTGCGTCAGTTGCTGGTGCCGTAA